TGCCGTTGTTATACAATGATACCGTTTTCGGAGTAATTGAAGTGGCGTCGTTCCGGCCATTTGAGCAACATGAATTTATTTTGCTTGAAACGGCAGCCGAGATTCTGGCAGCTTCCATTGAAGCGCTGAAAATTTCTTTGCGTACCGCCAGATTGCTTGAAGAAACACAAAAACAAGCCCGCATACTGAGTGAGCAGGATGTTAAAATGCGTGAGCAGATGGAAGAACTACGTGCCATGCAGGAAGAAGCAGCCCGCCAAAGCGAACAGATGGCAACATTTACCAATGCAGTGAATCATACGCTTATCCGGGCAGAATTTGCTACCGATGGTACCCTGATTTATGCCAATACCCGATTCATCTACAAGTTAAAATACCTGGGCAACGCCGATGTGGAAGGCAAACATGTATTTACATTTATTCCTCCCCGCGACATGTCGTGGTTTGAACCCGTCTGGAACAATCTTGCCAGCGGCGGACGTCATTTCGAGGGGTACGTTCGCTTGTTTACAAAAGACGGACAGGAGATATGGACAATGGCAACTTACACCTGCATGAGAAGGGAGGACGGAAGTGCAGAAAGAGTCCTTTTTCTGGGAATAGATACAACCGAGCAGAGGAATATGGCCATCGACATTGAAGCCCAGGCTGAAGCTCTGTATCGTTCTGTTATTTATGCTTCTTTCAATACCCAGGGGTCCATACTGGAATGGAACAAAGACTATCTTGACTTTATCGAATGCACTGAAGAATCTGTAAAGGACACCAGTTTACTTTCCTTGACAGATGTATCGTACAGGAAACAATATTCGGAAGCCTGGAATGCAGCTTTAAAGAACAATTTTCAACGAGGAGATCTTTACATAAGGACACCGGGAGGAAATGCCAAAAAAGCCCGGTTTACCCTTACCCCTGTGCCCGATATCACGGGAGAAATTCATAAAATTATCCTGGTAGCCTGGCCTGTTGAAGTTCATGTCGTTGAGAAGGAAACAGAAGCAGTAAGCATTGGCCTGTCAGGTTCTCCGAAAGAAATCAATGAACTCAGGATGGAAAACATTGAGCTCAGGAAAAAAACCGATGAGCTCCAGAGAATACTAAAGGCCGGTATTGGAAATTCAGGGCTTTCAGCACTACCGGCATTAACAGCTTTTCATGAATTACCCGAAGCTGTCATTATTATTGATGAAGCAGGAAAAGTTGTCTATCTCAATCACCGTGCGGAAAAACTTTTACGGATCACAAAAGAATCCGGAACAGGTATGGTTCTTTCCTCCTTATTGGAGACAGAGGCAGAAGGGTCAGACGAAATCCTGAAGAGAATAAGTCATGGCAACTGGAAAGGGCTGCTGAAAAAGAGCCATACCTCAAAACTCAGGCTGAAATCCGGGG
This genomic window from Bacteroidales bacterium contains:
- a CDS encoding PAS domain-containing protein, translating into MTNHPEHERYVRLLLKAFLAGIFMYVLFYGMVFVFRKEPFSFHAFLRLHRNSAAFFLVDMFPFLLPAVVHFSVYRFLKHADILRKRLAEKDERMDHYRHAIDNLIDGHELPEKVSGSDDPLLKRIRELDGKIKRSSEEAKRRKEEEEKKAWVSDGISRINEILRRNRDDIHRLTQEVLSYLIKYLKACQGGIFVINDENPAEIYLEQTASFAYGRNKYPDRRLSVTEGLIGACIQEKQTLSFREIPDGYSHITSGLGDATPDHLIIVPLLYNDTVFGVIEVASFRPFEQHEFILLETAAEILAASIEALKISLRTARLLEETQKQARILSEQDVKMREQMEELRAMQEEAARQSEQMATFTNAVNHTLIRAEFATDGTLIYANTRFIYKLKYLGNADVEGKHVFTFIPPRDMSWFEPVWNNLASGGRHFEGYVRLFTKDGQEIWTMATYTCMRREDGSAERVLFLGIDTTEQRNMAIDIEAQAEALYRSVIYASFNTQGSILEWNKDYLDFIECTEESVKDTSLLSLTDVSYRKQYSEAWNAALKNNFQRGDLYIRTPGGNAKKARFTLTPVPDITGEIHKIILVAWPVEVHVVEKETEAVSIGLSGSPKEINELRMENIELRKKTDELQRILKAGIGNSGLSALPALTAFHELPEAVIIIDEAGKVVYLNHRAEKLLRITKESGTGMVLSSLLETEAEGSDEILKRISHGNWKGLLKKSHTSKLRLKSGDEILCTFRGYEIKDKEKGKYFTLLISA